The Arachis ipaensis cultivar K30076 chromosome B07, Araip1.1, whole genome shotgun sequence genome includes a window with the following:
- the LOC107607652 gene encoding uncharacterized protein LOC107607652, whose product MERALQAQHVPNNQYVEFAAYQLAGEAQHWWQAECHLLQLQNTDVPWDVFQTAFYKKYFPESAREAKEMELMQLKQGSLSVADYTNKFEELCRFSRVCQGAPKTYESWKCIKYQSGLKDSIMATVAPIEIRVFSDLVNKARVVEEYAKTVAASKETHGGQGMWQISLGGCFNCGLPGHIVRDCTRGRNPSAGQSQHQRRVFAVNAKDASKADPLMRGIYLIGGKTLIALYDTGASHSFILFAKVEKLGLKVSELPFDLHVHIPHQTVMTRSGCRQVGFKLEGRDFVYDLICLPMVRLEMILEFDWFSKNRVLLDCFERTIRFMPKGESGVVIAKGYYLNSVMMHCSGEECQGYILLTANTSGDAQNLDQIPVVRVSTSKGD is encoded by the exons ATGGAGCGTGCTTTACAGGCGCAGCATGTTCCAAATAACCAATATGTTGAGTTTGCCGCTTATCAGCTGGCAGGAGAGGCTCAGCACTGGTGGCAGGCAGAGTGCCACTTGCTACAGCTCCAGAACACAGATGTTCCTTGGGATGTGTTTCAGACAGCCTTTTACAAGAAGTACttccctgagtctgcaagggaagcgaaAGAGATGGAActgatgcagctgaagcaaggttccttgTCGGTGGCAGATTACAccaacaagtttgaggagctttgTAGGTTCTCTAGGGTGTGTCAGGGTGCCCCGAAGACTTACGAGAGCTGGAAGTGCATCAAGTACCAGAGTGGTTTGAAGGATAGCATTATGGCTACTGTGGCTCCTATAGAGATCCGTGTCTTCTCCGACTTGGTGAACAAAGCAAGGGTGGTTGAGGAGTATGCCAAGACAGTGGCTGCGTCCAAGGAAACTCATGGAGGACAAGGGATGTGGCAA ATTAGTTTAGGTGGGTGCTTCAACTGTGGATTGCCTGGCCACATTGTGAGAGATTGCACTCGTGGGAGGAACCCAAGTGCGGGTCAGAGTCAGCATCAGCGTCGAGTTTTTGCTGTGAATGCCAAGGATGCTTCCAAGGCGGATCCTTTGATGAGAGGTATTTATTTAATTGGTGGTAAGACCTTAAttgcattatatgatactggagcATCACATTCGTTTATTTTGTTTGCTAAAGTTGAGAAACTAGGCTTGAAAGTGTCAGAGTTACCCTTTGATTTGCATGTACATATTCCGCATCAGACGGTCatgactaggtcaggttgtagGCAAGTAGGATTCAAACTTGAGGGTAGAGACTTTGTGTATGATTTGATCTGTTTACCAATGGTTAGGTTGGAGATGATTTTGGAGTTTGATTGGTTTTCGAAGAATCGagttttgttggattgctttgaacGGACAATTCGGTTTATGCCGAAAGGAGAAAGTGGGGTAGTGATAGCTAAAGGTTACTACCTGAACTCTGTAATGATGCACTGTAGTGGGGAAGAGTGTCAGGGTTACATCTTGTTAACTGCTAATACTTCGGGGGATGCCCAGAACTTAGATCAGATTCCGGTAGTTAGAGTTTCTACCTCAAAGGGAGATTGA